GGAGTTTGCGGCGACTCTTTCACGGGCGGTTTATCCGCGACCGGTGGAGGCTCCGGTGCTTGTTTTTGAAGGGAGAGTAAAAATGCAAAGAAGGCAACGATGGCGGCAGCAAGAAAAAGCACGATCCGTTTGTAGCGCGGACGTCCCGTCCGCGACTGATCAATGCGCCACAGCACGCCGTCCAAGAATTCCGGATCGGGCTCGAGTTCTTCTTCCACCAGAAGCGCATCCAGTCTTTGCAACCGCTGCAATTCGTCCATGCATTTCCTGCACGAAGCAATATGCTCTTCCACCCTTTTTCGTTCAAACTCTTCAAGCTCATCAGACACGTACGCCGAAAGTTCCACTTCTAAATGCGGCATTTGAGAATTCCTATCGCTCAAGTAGATGAACCCCCGTAAAAATTCATTTGTTACACAAACTCCTTCAACTGCTCCATTAACGCCAGTCGGGCGCGATGGATCCGGACCTTTACGGCGCCAAGGGAGATTTCAAGAACTTCCGCAACCTGATCGTAAGACAGGTGATTAAATTGATGCAAGATTAAAGGCAATCTTAACGACTCCGGAAGGTGCCGGATCGCATCCCGGATCTTCTTCTTCCGCTCCGTCCGAATCATATCTTCTTCCGGGCTCTCTTTAGGATTCGTGAAAAAAGATGGATCGATC
The sequence above is a segment of the bacterium genome. Coding sequences within it:
- a CDS encoding zf-HC2 domain-containing protein produces the protein MPHLEVELSAYVSDELEEFERKRVEEHIASCRKCMDELQRLQRLDALLVEEELEPDPEFLDGVLWRIDQSRTGRPRYKRIVLFLAAAIVAFFAFLLSLQKQAPEPPPVADKPPVKESPQTPKSVTPAPSPKPEPVEDPELIAYLDDLENMELIREMENLDNLNLAIVMAATEETE